In Salinigranum marinum, one DNA window encodes the following:
- a CDS encoding NADH-quinone oxidoreductase subunit A, producing the protein MNDWIAIGALGLVGVGIPVGMMAVSALLRPTVPEQGKSATYESGEVPTGTARVQFNIQYYMVALLFVVFDIETVLILPWTVIYRSALEQGASLSTVLLPMFVFIGVLVVGLVWAWRNGAVKWVKSPRASRRKTEREA; encoded by the coding sequence ATGAACGATTGGATAGCAATCGGCGCGTTGGGCCTCGTCGGCGTCGGCATCCCCGTCGGGATGATGGCGGTGTCGGCGCTACTGCGCCCCACGGTGCCCGAACAAGGCAAGAGCGCCACCTACGAGAGCGGTGAAGTCCCCACCGGGACGGCGCGCGTCCAGTTCAACATTCAGTACTACATGGTCGCGCTGCTGTTCGTCGTGTTCGACATCGAGACCGTTCTCATCCTCCCGTGGACCGTCATCTACCGGTCCGCGCTCGAACAGGGTGCGAGCCTGTCGACGGTGTTGCTGCCGATGTTCGTCTTCATCGGCGTCCTCGTCGTCGGTCTCGTGTGGGCGTGGCGCAACGGAGCCGTCAAGTGGGTCAAGAGCCCGCGTGCCAGCCGCCGGAAAACCGAGAGGGAAGCATGA
- the purE gene encoding 5-(carboxyamino)imidazole ribonucleotide mutase, which produces MTDERDLIDRLRDEAAQDRPSRGTPDVGIIMGSDSDLPVMAGAYEALFELGFAEQTDFSTPPEERFTFESYVVSAHRTPDLMYAYADTAEARGLDVIVAGAGGKSADLPNMTASIAFPVPVVGVPVQEKSVDSVIGMPTGAPITAVDAGKSFNAALSAAQTLAREHDEVRDRLVAFHDSQKAGVADVSRELHDLGLAGFRERHDDA; this is translated from the coding sequence ATGACCGACGAACGCGACCTCATCGACCGACTGCGCGACGAAGCCGCACAGGACCGCCCCTCACGGGGGACGCCCGACGTGGGGATCATCATGGGGTCGGACTCGGACCTCCCCGTGATGGCGGGCGCGTACGAGGCGCTCTTCGAGCTCGGCTTCGCCGAACAGACCGACTTCTCGACCCCGCCCGAGGAGCGGTTCACCTTCGAGAGCTACGTCGTCTCCGCCCACCGCACGCCGGACCTGATGTACGCGTACGCCGACACCGCCGAGGCACGCGGACTCGACGTGATCGTCGCCGGCGCGGGCGGGAAGAGCGCGGACCTGCCGAACATGACCGCCTCGATCGCCTTTCCCGTTCCAGTCGTCGGCGTCCCCGTCCAGGAGAAGTCCGTCGACTCCGTCATCGGCATGCCGACGGGAGCGCCTATTACCGCGGTAGACGCGGGCAAGTCGTTCAACGCGGCGCTGTCGGCCGCCCAGACCCTCGCGCGCGAACACGACGAGGTCCGAGACCGGCTCGTGGCGTTCCACGACTCCCAGAAGGCGGGGGTCGCGGACGTCTCCCGGGAACTCCACGACCTGGGCCTCGCGGGCTTCCGCGAGCGACACGACGACGCGTAA
- a CDS encoding DEAD/DEAH box helicase, translating into MRVSDLPLPDEVIAHHESEGITELYPPQAAAVEAGITGGTNVVVAVPTASGKTFVAELAMLTAGGPALYIVPLRALAREKYETFSEVPGVDVGIATGDLGSAEELGGSDVVVATAEKVDSAIRSGASWVDDLACVVVDEVHLLGSQGRGPTLEVTMATLGRRAPDVQIVALSATVANPEEIAEWLDAELVRSRWRPVDLRTGVCAGGRVDFDDGSTLAVAVDAEADDRGVGTATTVELVRGAIDDGGQCLAFVRSRREAETLAARLAEESVGAASAVAADVRDAGGTDTGRRLADCVEGSVAFHHAGLRSEHRAIVENAFRDRRLKCICATPTLAAGVNVPARRVVIRDQQRYTGSGMEWLPVLEVHQMCGRAGRPHLDPYGEAVLVAGDADREELESRYVGAAPEAVESQLADREALRTHVLAIVASGFAESRGGVLDVLDATFYAHGRPEESLAGLVDDVVSDLVAWEMLTTGEGLAATELGTAVSRQYVAPRTGARIVDGLRTMRGMERVTGLTALEIVCDTPDMHGTYLGNRERAAMYQYARSHADEFTTSMGETETFERWLEAVKTARILLEWADGASTDDLVEQYRIGPGDLESRVERAEWLLGAAAAVAAVLDADGSAFREVRDRL; encoded by the coding sequence ATGCGCGTCAGCGACCTGCCGCTCCCCGACGAGGTCATCGCCCACCACGAGTCGGAGGGGATCACCGAACTCTATCCGCCGCAGGCGGCGGCCGTCGAGGCCGGCATCACAGGGGGGACGAACGTCGTCGTCGCGGTCCCCACGGCGAGCGGGAAGACGTTCGTCGCCGAACTCGCGATGCTCACCGCCGGCGGACCGGCGCTGTACATCGTTCCCCTTCGCGCGCTCGCACGCGAGAAGTACGAGACGTTCTCGGAGGTACCCGGCGTGGACGTGGGGATCGCGACGGGCGACCTCGGCTCCGCCGAGGAGTTGGGGGGGTCCGACGTCGTCGTGGCCACCGCCGAGAAAGTGGACTCCGCGATCAGAAGCGGGGCGTCGTGGGTCGACGACCTCGCCTGCGTTGTCGTCGACGAGGTCCACCTCCTCGGCTCGCAGGGGCGAGGGCCGACGCTGGAGGTGACGATGGCGACCCTCGGGCGGCGTGCGCCCGACGTCCAGATCGTGGCGCTCTCCGCCACCGTCGCCAACCCCGAGGAGATCGCCGAGTGGCTCGACGCGGAGCTCGTCCGGAGTCGCTGGCGGCCGGTCGACCTCAGGACGGGCGTCTGCGCCGGGGGACGCGTCGACTTCGACGACGGGTCGACGCTCGCCGTCGCGGTCGACGCCGAGGCAGACGATCGAGGCGTCGGGACGGCGACGACGGTCGAGCTCGTTCGAGGGGCGATCGACGACGGCGGGCAGTGTCTCGCGTTCGTCCGTTCGCGCCGGGAGGCCGAGACGCTGGCCGCCCGACTCGCCGAGGAGTCGGTCGGGGCGGCGAGCGCCGTGGCCGCCGACGTGCGGGACGCGGGCGGAACGGACACCGGGCGGCGGCTCGCCGACTGTGTCGAGGGGAGCGTCGCCTTCCACCACGCGGGGCTCCGTTCGGAACACCGCGCGATCGTCGAGAACGCCTTCCGCGACCGCCGCCTGAAGTGTATCTGTGCGACGCCGACGCTCGCGGCGGGGGTGAACGTCCCCGCCCGCCGGGTCGTGATCCGCGATCAGCAACGCTACACCGGGTCGGGGATGGAGTGGCTTCCGGTCCTGGAAGTCCACCAGATGTGCGGCCGCGCGGGCCGACCCCACCTCGACCCCTACGGCGAGGCGGTGCTCGTCGCCGGCGACGCCGACCGCGAGGAACTCGAATCGAGATACGTCGGGGCCGCGCCCGAGGCCGTCGAGTCGCAACTGGCCGACCGCGAGGCGCTCCGGACGCACGTGCTCGCCATCGTCGCCTCGGGCTTCGCCGAGTCGCGCGGGGGCGTGCTCGACGTCCTCGACGCGACCTTCTACGCCCACGGCAGACCCGAGGAGAGCCTCGCGGGGCTCGTCGACGACGTGGTGTCGGATCTGGTCGCCTGGGAGATGCTCACCACCGGGGAGGGGCTGGCCGCGACCGAACTCGGCACCGCGGTCTCCCGGCAGTACGTCGCGCCGCGGACGGGCGCGCGGATCGTCGACGGACTCCGGACGATGCGCGGGATGGAGCGCGTGACGGGGCTGACGGCGCTCGAAATCGTCTGCGACACGCCGGACATGCACGGCACCTACCTCGGCAACCGCGAACGCGCAGCGATGTACCAGTACGCCCGGAGCCACGCCGACGAGTTCACCACGTCGATGGGCGAGACGGAGACGTTCGAGCGCTGGCTGGAGGCGGTGAAGACGGCCCGGATCCTGCTGGAGTGGGCCGACGGGGCCTCGACAGACGACCTCGTCGAGCAGTACCGCATCGGCCCGGGCGACCTCGAATCCCGCGTCGAGCGCGCGGAGTGGCTCCTCGGGGCGGCCGCCGCCGTCGCGGCCGTCCTCGACGCGGACGGTTCGGCGTTCCGCGAGGTTCGCGACCGGCTCTGA
- a CDS encoding flippase activity-associated protein Agl23, producing the protein MRTDEGPLASRTFLALLGITLLSLLLRVVSLGGRVMHWDEGRVGYWILRYGETGIHSYRPIVHGPFLPIVNDYLFALLPASDFAARLPVAVVGGLLPLAAWLFRDYLRDDEVVALGALLALNPLLVYYSRFMRNDVLVAAFSLVALGCLLRLLTTRRLGYLVAAGAAFGLAFTTKENALLYVLCFLGATALVLDHRLVRETRAGTRLGDVLAETWPTAAYRWLRVQGPTFERALLRTGAYTVGAVAAFFAVVVFFYAPRPDLWGALSNPAALPGVVEAGTIEPAERFYGTWVDGSHQDHDYLPYLYDYLETLAYGAPVVLAFGLIGAVTDRYSPETPGFRPLVAFATYWGLASVVGYPLATDIQAPWAAVHAVVPFAVPAAVGVAFVVRAGRDAFAQDDAVSTGLAALLLLAAVGGVVGANAAYWNSTEEADKEVLQWAQPGNDLRWSLADVRTVVEANEGTDVLFYGTTTPGGDSVELYVSNESSADTPPPGGPAWHSRLPFPWYLELYGAEVTSTDPDTPTGEALANPPPVVVAHDWDRDELAPHLEGYTAREHAFKLWGEHVVVFVDEEALQRAQRSAPDA; encoded by the coding sequence ATGCGTACCGACGAGGGGCCGCTCGCGTCCCGGACCTTCCTCGCCCTCTTGGGGATCACCCTGCTTTCCCTCCTCCTCCGCGTCGTCTCCCTCGGCGGCCGCGTGATGCACTGGGACGAGGGTCGTGTCGGCTACTGGATCCTCCGCTACGGCGAGACGGGGATCCACTCGTACCGTCCGATCGTCCACGGCCCGTTCCTCCCCATCGTCAACGACTACCTGTTCGCCCTGCTTCCCGCCTCCGACTTCGCGGCGCGGCTCCCCGTGGCCGTCGTCGGCGGCCTCTTACCCTTGGCGGCGTGGCTCTTCCGCGACTACCTCCGCGACGACGAGGTCGTGGCGCTCGGCGCGCTGCTCGCGTTGAACCCCCTGCTGGTGTACTACTCGCGGTTCATGCGCAACGACGTCCTCGTCGCGGCCTTTTCACTCGTCGCGCTCGGCTGTCTCCTCCGACTCCTGACGACGCGTCGACTCGGCTACCTCGTCGCCGCGGGAGCCGCGTTCGGCCTCGCCTTCACGACGAAGGAGAACGCCCTGCTGTACGTGCTCTGTTTCCTCGGCGCGACCGCGCTCGTCCTCGATCACCGACTCGTCCGCGAGACGCGCGCGGGGACGCGACTCGGCGACGTCCTCGCCGAGACGTGGCCCACCGCGGCGTACCGCTGGCTCCGCGTCCAGGGCCCGACGTTCGAGCGTGCCCTCCTGCGGACGGGCGCGTACACGGTCGGTGCCGTCGCGGCCTTCTTCGCGGTCGTGGTGTTCTTCTACGCCCCCCGGCCCGACCTCTGGGGGGCGCTCTCGAACCCCGCGGCGCTCCCGGGCGTCGTCGAAGCCGGCACGATCGAGCCGGCCGAACGCTTCTACGGCACCTGGGTCGACGGCAGTCACCAGGACCACGACTACCTCCCCTACCTGTACGACTACCTCGAGACGCTCGCGTACGGCGCGCCGGTCGTGCTCGCGTTCGGCCTGATCGGTGCGGTGACGGACCGGTACTCCCCCGAGACGCCCGGATTCCGCCCGCTGGTCGCCTTCGCGACCTACTGGGGGCTCGCCAGCGTCGTCGGCTACCCGCTGGCGACCGACATCCAGGCGCCCTGGGCCGCCGTCCACGCGGTCGTCCCCTTCGCCGTCCCCGCGGCGGTCGGCGTCGCGTTCGTCGTCCGTGCGGGGCGCGACGCCTTCGCCCAGGACGACGCCGTCTCCACCGGCCTCGCGGCGCTGTTGCTCCTGGCGGCCGTCGGCGGCGTGGTCGGGGCGAACGCGGCGTACTGGAACTCGACCGAAGAGGCCGACAAGGAGGTGCTCCAGTGGGCCCAGCCCGGCAACGACCTCAGGTGGTCGCTCGCGGACGTCCGGACCGTGGTCGAGGCCAACGAGGGGACGGACGTGCTCTTCTACGGCACGACGACGCCCGGCGGCGACTCGGTCGAACTGTACGTCTCGAACGAGTCCTCCGCCGACACCCCGCCGCCGGGCGGTCCGGCCTGGCACTCCCGCCTCCCGTTCCCGTGGTATCTCGAACTGTACGGCGCGGAGGTCACCTCGACGGACCCCGACACGCCGACCGGGGAGGCGCTCGCGAACCCGCCGCCGGTCGTCGTCGCCCACGACTGGGACCGTGACGAACTCGCGCCCCACCTGGAGGGGTACACGGCCCGCGAACACGCGTTCAAGCTCTGGGGCGAACACGTCGTCGTCTTCGTCGACGAGGAGGCGCTCCAGCGTGCCCAGCGGTCGGCACCCGACGCCTGA
- a CDS encoding pyridoxal phosphate-dependent aminotransferase yields MTHEFDFAARVGRVEPSATLAISNLASELEAQGKDVVDLSVGEPDFPTPDNVIQAGKDAIDAGHTGYTSSNGIPELREAIAAKLEGNGVPCSSENVVVTPGGKQGLFEVIQTVVDDGDEVVLLDPAWVSYEAMVKLAGGSLSRVDLSPYGFQLEPALDDLSRAVGDDTELLIVNSPSNPTGAVFSDAALEGVRDLAVEHDIAVISDEIYERIAYGVEPTSLGSLDGMEDRTITLNGFSKAFSMTGWRLGYYAAPEELVSQAGKIHSHSVSCAVNFVQHAGVEALSERTDSTVTEMRDSFRDRRDMLLDLFDDHGVEVPYPDGAFYMMPKFADDGDDQRWCEDALEQAQVATVPGSAFGAPGYARISYAASEERLREAVDRLADADLI; encoded by the coding sequence ATGACGCACGAATTCGACTTCGCGGCACGCGTCGGCCGGGTCGAGCCGAGCGCGACGCTCGCCATCTCGAACCTCGCCTCGGAACTCGAAGCGCAGGGGAAAGACGTCGTCGACCTCTCGGTCGGCGAACCCGACTTCCCCACCCCCGACAACGTTATCCAGGCCGGCAAGGACGCGATCGACGCGGGCCACACGGGCTACACCTCCTCCAACGGGATCCCCGAACTCCGCGAGGCGATCGCCGCGAAACTGGAGGGCAACGGCGTCCCCTGTTCGTCGGAGAACGTCGTCGTCACGCCCGGCGGCAAGCAGGGGCTGTTCGAGGTCATCCAGACCGTCGTCGACGATGGGGACGAGGTCGTCCTCCTCGATCCGGCGTGGGTCTCCTACGAGGCGATGGTGAAGCTCGCTGGCGGCTCCCTCTCCCGGGTGGACCTCTCGCCGTACGGCTTCCAGCTCGAACCCGCCCTCGACGACCTTTCCCGAGCAGTGGGCGACGACACCGAACTCCTGATCGTGAACTCGCCGTCGAACCCCACGGGGGCCGTCTTCAGCGACGCCGCGCTCGAAGGCGTCCGCGACCTGGCGGTCGAACACGACATCGCCGTGATCTCAGACGAGATCTACGAGCGAATCGCCTACGGCGTCGAGCCGACCTCCCTCGGGTCGTTAGATGGAATGGAAGACCGCACGATCACGCTCAACGGCTTCTCGAAGGCCTTCTCCATGACGGGCTGGCGGCTCGGCTACTACGCCGCGCCCGAGGAACTCGTCTCCCAAGCTGGAAAGATCCACTCGCACTCCGTGTCGTGCGCCGTCAACTTCGTCCAGCACGCGGGCGTCGAGGCGCTGTCGGAGCGGACGGATTCGACGGTAACGGAGATGCGTGACTCCTTCCGCGACCGCCGCGACATGCTGCTCGACCTCTTCGACGACCACGGCGTCGAGGTGCCGTACCCCGACGGCGCGTTCTACATGATGCCGAAGTTCGCCGACGACGGCGACGACCAACGGTGGTGTGAGGACGCGCTCGAACAGGCGCAGGTCGCGACGGTACCGGGAAGCGCATTCGGCGCGCCCGGGTACGCCCGCATCTCCTACGCCGCCAGCGAGGAGCGCCTCCGCGAGGCGGTCGACCGCCTCGCCGACGCGGACCTCATCTGA
- the ribH gene encoding 6,7-dimethyl-8-ribityllumazine synthase, whose amino-acid sequence MTQLGLVVARFNESVTGPMEQQARDAAAERDAEIVETIHVPGSYDTPLAADRLARRSDVDAVAVLGAVVTGDTDHDRVIADATAQGLTQVSLDRDTPVLFGVSGPGMSGAEARERVEKGAEAVYAAVEMVEALA is encoded by the coding sequence ATGACCCAACTGGGACTGGTCGTCGCGCGGTTCAACGAGTCGGTGACGGGGCCGATGGAGCAACAGGCCCGCGACGCCGCCGCCGAGCGCGACGCCGAGATCGTCGAGACGATCCACGTGCCCGGGAGCTACGACACGCCGCTGGCGGCCGACCGGCTCGCCCGCCGGTCGGACGTCGACGCCGTCGCGGTCCTCGGGGCGGTCGTCACCGGCGACACCGACCACGACCGCGTGATCGCCGACGCGACCGCGCAGGGGCTGACCCAGGTGAGCCTCGACCGGGACACGCCCGTCCTGTTCGGCGTCTCGGGACCGGGGATGAGCGGGGCCGAGGCGCGCGAGCGCGTCGAGAAAGGAGCGGAAGCGGTATACGCCGCCGTCGAAATGGTGGAGGCACTAGCATGA
- a CDS encoding 5-(carboxyamino)imidazole ribonucleotide synthase: MLAEAAAPLGVHVVVLDPTPDCPASVAADQVVGSFDDPEGVAELAARCDLLTYEIELADPDLLDEVSEAAGVPVHPSPDTLRVIEDKLRQKRTFEEAGIPVPPFRRVDTVSDLESCTNEFGGVMLKARRGGYDGRGNVPVHDADEAAAALESLGGDAMAEAFVDFDRELSVIGAVGREEIRTFPVGENVHEAEILRETVVPARTTDAVTERAEEVAREVLDLLEGRGVYGIELFEADGEILVNEVAPRPHNSGHWTIEGAVSSQFEQHVRAVLGWPLGATRLRSPTVSANVLGTVDAPRAARLGNVDVVLSEPGAALHWYGKHEVRPLRKMGHLTLVGDAGDEEEEIDRLLKRARETRDGLDFH, translated from the coding sequence ATGCTGGCGGAGGCCGCGGCCCCGCTGGGCGTCCACGTCGTCGTGCTCGACCCCACGCCCGACTGCCCCGCGTCGGTCGCCGCCGACCAGGTCGTCGGCTCGTTCGACGACCCCGAGGGCGTGGCCGAACTCGCCGCCCGCTGTGACCTGCTCACGTACGAGATCGAACTCGCCGACCCCGACCTCCTCGACGAGGTGAGCGAGGCGGCCGGCGTCCCCGTCCACCCATCGCCCGACACGCTCCGCGTCATCGAGGACAAGCTCCGGCAGAAGCGGACGTTCGAGGAGGCGGGGATCCCCGTCCCTCCGTTCCGCCGGGTCGATACCGTCTCGGACCTCGAATCGTGTACGAACGAGTTCGGCGGCGTCATGCTGAAGGCGCGCCGCGGCGGCTACGACGGCCGCGGCAACGTCCCCGTCCACGACGCCGACGAGGCGGCCGCGGCGCTCGAATCCCTTGGAGGGGACGCGATGGCCGAGGCGTTCGTCGACTTCGACCGCGAACTGTCGGTCATCGGCGCCGTCGGCCGCGAGGAGATCCGGACGTTCCCCGTCGGCGAGAACGTCCACGAGGCGGAGATCCTCCGGGAGACGGTCGTCCCCGCGCGCACGACCGACGCCGTGACCGAGCGCGCCGAAGAAGTGGCCCGCGAGGTGCTCGATCTCCTGGAGGGCCGCGGCGTCTACGGCATCGAGCTGTTCGAGGCCGACGGGGAGATCCTGGTGAACGAGGTCGCCCCGCGGCCGCACAACTCGGGACACTGGACCATCGAGGGCGCGGTCTCCTCGCAGTTCGAACAGCACGTCCGCGCCGTCCTGGGGTGGCCGCTGGGCGCGACACGACTCCGCTCGCCGACGGTGTCGGCCAACGTCCTCGGGACGGTCGATGCACCAAGGGCGGCTCGACTGGGGAACGTCGACGTCGTCCTCTCCGAACCCGGAGCCGCGCTCCACTGGTACGGCAAACACGAGGTTCGGCCGCTCCGAAAGATGGGCCATCTGACCCTCGTGGGCGACGCCGGCGACGAGGAGGAGGAGATCGATCGTCTCCTGAAACGCGCGCGAGAAACCCGCGACGGCCTCGACTTCCACTGA
- a CDS encoding NADH-quinone oxidoreductase subunit B — translation MSSDNKPFVTDDTQVQTETRDARMAGADSRFNSTLREAFGSSPFILTKFDQFMNWVRGSSMFMLQFGIACCSIEMMHTYAVKHDLDRFGAGVPRASPRQADVIIVPGTIVSKFAPRMKRVYDQMPEPKFVIGMGSCTISGGPFQEGYNVVKGAEEVIPVDIHVPGCPPRPEALVYGVAKLQERIANGESSPVTVKPYELEQFGDLERDEIVDQLAEEIDEDDLVMRYNWGDSP, via the coding sequence ATGAGTAGCGACAACAAACCGTTCGTAACAGACGACACGCAAGTACAGACCGAGACGCGCGACGCCCGGATGGCCGGCGCGGACAGCCGTTTCAATTCGACCCTGCGGGAGGCGTTCGGCTCCTCGCCGTTCATCCTCACCAAGTTCGACCAGTTCATGAACTGGGTCCGCGGGTCGTCGATGTTCATGCTGCAGTTCGGCATCGCCTGCTGCAGCATCGAGATGATGCACACCTACGCCGTCAAGCACGACCTCGACCGCTTCGGTGCCGGTGTGCCCCGCGCGTCGCCGCGGCAGGCCGACGTCATCATCGTCCCCGGAACGATCGTCTCGAAGTTCGCCCCGCGCATGAAGCGCGTCTACGACCAGATGCCCGAGCCGAAGTTCGTCATCGGCATGGGCTCGTGTACCATCTCCGGGGGGCCGTTCCAGGAGGGGTACAACGTCGTCAAGGGTGCCGAGGAGGTCATCCCGGTCGACATCCACGTCCCCGGCTGCCCGCCGCGGCCCGAGGCGCTGGTGTACGGCGTCGCCAAACTGCAAGAGCGCATCGCCAACGGCGAGTCCTCGCCGGTGACCGTGAAGCCGTACGAACTGGAGCAGTTCGGCGACTTGGAGCGCGACGAGATCGTCGACCAGCTCGCCGAGGAGATCGACGAGGACGACCTCGTCATGCGATACAACTGGGGTGACTCGCCGTAA
- a CDS encoding 2,3-butanediol dehydrogenase, with translation MRAAVYHGQKDVRIEDVEPGVVGPAQVRVDVETCGICGTDLHEYAAGPIFIPGDDPHPVSGEQLPVTMGHEFSGVVSEVGEGVTSLAEGDAVAINPILCCGECRQCVEGNYHICDSIGFVGLSGGGGGFSESVVVDEHQAVPLVEGVPIEHGALVEPLAVGLHAVRRAGVQAGDSVAVFGSGPIGLSVIQSARAAGAGDIIVSEPRPARRELATESGATTLIDPTETDAVEEVREHTGGGADQTFEVAGIETTYKQSIQATRPHGTTTIVSIFEEEASSHPIDLVLGERTITGTLAYLGGPRSAEEYGMVIDMLASGALDVDPLITARIDLDEIVDRGFESLLDPDSDQVKILVTPR, from the coding sequence ATGAGAGCAGCAGTGTACCACGGGCAGAAGGACGTCCGGATCGAGGACGTCGAGCCGGGAGTCGTCGGCCCAGCGCAGGTACGGGTCGACGTAGAGACGTGTGGGATCTGCGGGACCGACCTCCACGAGTACGCCGCGGGCCCGATCTTCATTCCGGGCGACGACCCGCACCCGGTCTCCGGGGAGCAGTTGCCCGTCACCATGGGCCACGAGTTCAGCGGCGTCGTGAGCGAGGTGGGCGAGGGCGTGACGTCGCTCGCCGAGGGTGACGCGGTCGCGATCAACCCTATCCTCTGTTGTGGCGAGTGCCGCCAGTGCGTCGAGGGGAACTACCACATCTGCGACTCGATCGGCTTCGTCGGCCTGTCGGGCGGCGGCGGGGGCTTCTCCGAGAGCGTCGTCGTCGACGAACACCAGGCCGTCCCCCTGGTCGAAGGCGTCCCCATCGAACACGGCGCGCTGGTCGAACCGCTGGCCGTCGGCCTGCACGCGGTCCGGCGTGCGGGCGTGCAGGCGGGCGATTCAGTCGCCGTCTTCGGCAGCGGCCCAATCGGCCTGTCGGTCATCCAGTCGGCGCGAGCGGCGGGCGCGGGGGATATCATCGTCTCCGAGCCGCGACCGGCACGCCGCGAACTGGCGACCGAATCGGGGGCGACGACGCTCATCGACCCGACCGAGACGGATGCCGTCGAGGAGGTCCGCGAACATACGGGCGGGGGTGCCGACCAGACGTTCGAGGTCGCGGGCATCGAGACGACGTACAAACAGTCGATCCAGGCGACGCGTCCGCACGGGACGACGACTATCGTCAGCATCTTCGAGGAGGAAGCGAGTTCGCACCCGATCGACCTCGTGCTCGGCGAACGGACCATCACCGGGACGCTCGCGTACCTCGGGGGGCCGCGCTCGGCCGAGGAGTACGGCATGGTCATCGACATGCTCGCCAGCGGGGCGCTCGACGTCGACCCGCTGATCACGGCCCGCATCGACCTCGACGAGATCGTCGACCGCGGCTTCGAGTCGCTGTTGGACCCCGACAGCGACCAGGTGAAGATCCTCGTCACCCCTCGGTAA
- a CDS encoding MFS transporter, with translation MATATVRRRSLWVLVAAATLTVMAGAILGPIVPQIRDELGVSGAAAGLIITTHGGVIVLASPLMGVLVDRLGPRRPFVGGLAVYGLGGGAGLVVDSFLPLLASRAVLGLGTAAVYTAVTVLIYDLYEGREMERALGYRSSANSAGAAVWPLVGGTAGTVAWNLPFGVYLVALPLGLVAAATIPETHTDRGTDADAVADGARAPGLRDRLAATLAVFRRRPALLAVYLLYFGANALLYVVVVFYPQFLPGVGVSSSFAISLYLAANGVAGGVAAAGYDRLVRRVDRSTLVFAALCLWAVGFGAATVAASAVASVLPVVLAGLGVGLVFPSTFAWVEAFAPPDRQGQFSSYVASFGYTGQFLSPLLFGPLVPVVGLRGVFGAAAVVAAAAAVGLGVARLRGSERDHA, from the coding sequence GTGGCAACTGCGACGGTGCGGCGGCGCTCCCTCTGGGTCCTGGTCGCGGCGGCGACACTGACGGTCATGGCCGGGGCGATCCTGGGTCCGATCGTCCCGCAGATCCGCGACGAACTCGGCGTCTCCGGGGCCGCGGCCGGGCTCATCATCACCACCCACGGCGGGGTGATCGTCCTGGCGAGTCCGCTGATGGGGGTGCTCGTCGACCGCCTCGGCCCCCGCCGGCCGTTCGTCGGCGGGCTCGCCGTCTACGGCCTCGGGGGCGGTGCGGGGCTCGTCGTCGACAGCTTCCTCCCGCTTTTGGCCTCGCGGGCCGTCCTCGGGCTCGGGACCGCCGCGGTGTACACCGCCGTGACGGTGCTCATCTACGACCTGTACGAGGGCCGGGAGATGGAGCGGGCGCTGGGCTACCGGAGCAGTGCGAACAGCGCCGGGGCCGCGGTCTGGCCGCTCGTCGGCGGCACGGCCGGCACGGTCGCGTGGAACCTCCCGTTCGGGGTGTATCTCGTCGCCCTCCCGCTCGGGCTCGTCGCCGCCGCGACGATTCCGGAGACCCACACCGACCGGGGAACCGACGCCGACGCGGTCGCGGACGGCGCTCGCGCGCCGGGGCTCCGCGACCGCCTGGCGGCGACCCTGGCCGTGTTCCGCCGTCGACCGGCGCTCCTCGCGGTGTACCTGCTCTACTTCGGCGCGAACGCGCTCCTGTACGTGGTCGTCGTGTTCTACCCGCAGTTTCTCCCCGGCGTCGGCGTGTCGTCGTCGTTCGCGATCAGCCTCTACCTGGCCGCCAACGGCGTCGCCGGCGGCGTCGCGGCCGCGGGGTACGACCGACTGGTGCGCCGCGTCGATCGGTCGACGCTCGTGTTCGCCGCGCTCTGTCTCTGGGCCGTCGGCTTCGGGGCCGCGACCGTGGCCGCGAGTGCCGTCGCGTCCGTCCTCCCGGTCGTCCTCGCGGGGCTCGGTGTGGGGCTGGTGTTCCCGTCGACGTTCGCCTGGGTTGAGGCATTCGCGCCGCCGGACCGTCAGGGCCAGTTCAGCTCCTACGTCGCGTCGTTCGGCTACACGGGACAGTTCCTCTCGCCGCTCCTGTTCGGCCCGCTGGTCCCGGTCGTCGGCCTCCGCGGAGTGTTCGGTGCCGCCGCGGTCGTGGCCGCCGCCGCTGCGGTCGGCCTCGGAGTGGCGCGCCTGCGCGGATCGGAGCGCGACCACGCGTGA